TCACATTTACTCATGAACTAACAGATATTTCACAATTACACTTGGTGCTTTTCCCACACACACAACTTTAGGGGTTAAGCGTGGGGCCAGGTTCTTAACAGCCACtatccagctgtgtggccttgggcaaattcctTAACATCTCTGAGTATCAGTTgtttcatttgtaaaacaagaCTAGAAGAGTATGTTTCTTAGGGTTGTtaagagggttaaatgagatagtatGTAAAGAGTTTATCCCTGTGTCTGACACAAGATAAGGACTCTCTAAATACTAACTATGATTACTAAGTATTTAGGTAGAAACTGGAGTATCTTCTGATCGCACTGATGATAGAAaaatccattcttctgtactcATCAACCTTGACGTGTATTCTACAATATGCTATGACTATATTTTCTGAACCCCAAAACCACATGATCTGACAGGTGTTTTTTTCATATTTGCGAATTTTATTacatgaaaagtataaaaggtatACATTTAATCTACAAATAGAAACTGTACAGTGAGAGGTAAAACAAGAACCAAACAAGTGGAGAGATATGGATCTTATATCTcttcaaatgtgtttttaaaatatttgtgagaaatttaaaaaatattgacaagaaattctaaagttcactgggaagaagaaatgagtgatgcttgccaagaaattttggaggaaaaaaaggaatctgTGTGTAGGGGGAGTACTTACACTACTAGttattaaaactcattttctgataaaaatacaaacataaaatctaatttggggtggggtggggtggcatGGCCTCTCTAAACATATCCCCAAAGGCAGAAACCATAAACACTGTCTACTTTATAAGGAGGACCCCCAACAGTGTAAAATAAAACCaatttcttgactttttaaaatggacAAATAGAACAGTGGGCAAAGGGACATAAGCAAATTCacaacaaagaaaatacaaacagGCAATAAATAACTATGTGAAAGAACAAAGCTAATTAGCAATCTAGGAAATTAAATTCAAAACGATGAGAAAAAACgactttaaattggaaaaaaatagccCGTCTTGTCAAAGATATGGAAAAATGCGCATTTCTCAAGGGAAAATTAATACGTTTTCCTGGAAGagaatttggaaaacatttaaaaaatatactctgTCTTTGACCTATTAGTTCCCCacttctagaatttttaaatcAGGCATGTGCAAGAAAAGATGACTCTATAATGatatagaaaaacataaaatttatgaaCAATTTATTTGTACATTTATGCTGCTATTAAGAATCATGTTATAAAAGAATATCtaataaaatgggagaaaattcaCAATGTTAAGTGAAAAGGGAAGAATACATCTTTGCACGGCAGTATCCCAATTATGTCAAATACGCATGGGTAAGCACAGGGAAAAAAATGGGAGGATACATACCAAAATATTACATGTAATTCACTCGAGGAGCTAAAAGTATGAGagatttttatattctatttcgTATTTATGCAAGAGattttttaacagtttaaaaaataattgtacaaTTAAAAAACTGCCTTTGTTGAAAAGCGTAGCCTGGAAAACCCAGGAAGTGCTTCGTTTGGAAAGCCAAGGCCACCTGCTAGTCGCTGAGTCACGCGCGCAGGCTCGCACCTGCCTCCGCGCTCGCCAACTGCCTGCTGCGCGTTTCCGGAGAAATGTCCCCCGTGCGCGAGCGGCCCGCGGGCCCCGAGGCCAGGCCCCGCTCTTTGCCAAGTTCTGGAATAGAGGGCATTCCCTTTTCAAAGTTCACACGAGCGGGCCTTTTCTTTCTCCACTTCTGAACAAACCAGAAGGCAAACTTTCGGGTCAGCCGCGCGCCCCCGACCAAGGGGAGCGCAGCGCGGCCACACCCCCCGCGGCACTCAGATTCCGCAGCGGGCCGAAGGTCGAGGCGGCCGGAGAAGCGCAGGGGTCGGCCCGGGGGCGGGGAGCGCCCCCTCGGAAGGCTCCGGCGAGCGTGGAGCCTTTAAGAAGCCAGCGAGGGCGGCTCGAGCCGAGTGACCAGTCTGGCCACGCGGTCGTCCAAGGCCGCTCGTCCGCAGTCAGGACAAAGCGTCGGGAAACTTGAGCCGGGCCTGTCCCGGAAGATCGGGCTGTGGTCGCCATGGCAACGGAGTCTGCCCCCGGCGGCCgtccccggcccggcccggccggaGATGGAGctctgggggcgggggagggaccCGCTCGGCCAGCGCCGCTGCCCGCCCCGCCCTCCGGCCGCGGCCGCCGGCCCGAGCCCGAGACTGACCCTCGGCAGCTCCTGTAGTCACGTGGCGCTGGGAACCGGCGGGGGGGCCGGGCACGGGCCTGGCAGTGGTGAACTCGAACCTGCTGCTGTCGCGGCGGCGGGTGGGGAGCGGGCCGCCGGCGCCGGCGTTCCGGACTCATGGACGCGCCACGCGCTTCCGCGCACCCCGCCGGAGAGGTTCGTCCCGGGCAGGGCGCGGGGGTTCCACGGGGCCGTGGCGGGGGCAGCCCTACCTGCCGGCGCGTGACTGTGTGCGCTGTGTAGGGGGGACACGGCCGCACCGCGGGGGGGGTGGCGGCGAGCGCGCACCTGCGCACAGGCTCCGCGAGCGGCGCGCCGCGCGGGGACCCGAGAGGGCCCACCCGGGGAACGCGGGGCCGTATGTCCGCGAGCGCGGAGGGGGACACGCGCGAATACAAAAGGGAGGAGTAGGGTCTCCACGGCACTTCGCCATCCAGGATGTGCAGGGAGATTCTGACCGAGTCCTGGTCGCACTAGCTCGCCTGCACAGCCCCCTGGGAAACGAGCCTGGAATTCCTGttgggaggagggtgggggaaggggagccaGCAGGGATTCCAGAGTTCCTACCATCGGCCGGCCTTTGGCCATCAGCATGGAGAATTCGTGCTGTGACCTTACCGGTGGAGGAAGTGACCCCCAGACTGCAGCTGTGCACTTCCTTGGTAAAGGGGGCCCATTCATTTATTAATCCAGAATCCATTAAGGTAGTGACCTTAATGCGGGGTGTGAGGcttgggtgggggaggaggtggtggcTGGCGAGGACACAAAGATGACTGCCCTAGAGGAGCTCAGAGCCTCATgcctgttttctctcccctccccacaggtAAGGCTGGCCTCTCTGCCGTCTGAGGTCTGAGCTCTGCCATGGGGGTAGGGGTGTCTTTACTGCTGCAGTTTTCTCTGACATCTGGGGGCTACCAGAGTGTGGGCCGAAGCAGGCGCTGCAGCCGCAGAAGTCTCCCCAGGAACATTCCCAGGAGGAGCTGGAAGCACCCTCACCTCCAGCTCCACTGTCTCCAGGGTAGAGTCTGGCCTTCTTTGTTGGGTTCCCAAACCATTCCACAGCCCCAGCGCTCAGGCCCCCCCATCCTGGCGGAAGGAAAGCACCTGTGGGGGGAAGGATCACATTCTCATACCCTGGGAGTTTTACTTGTGCTCAGTCTGGCGGGTGGGAATGAGTCACCTCTGTGCTCCTGGAGGGGAGTGCAGGCTCTAGGGAATTTCGGAGGATGTGTCTGGAGCTTTTGAGCAGGCAGTGAGGGTCCCTGAGGAGTCTAaccaccaccccacccctcaGTGAGTGTAAGAGGCTCTCCTGCAGGAATCCGGGCTCCCCGGAACTGTGGAGGAGCTGAATGTGGGGCAGCCCCTGCGGGGTTGGGGCAGGACTGGGCAGGGGACAGAGATTACAAtctcttctttcctccccttTTCTTGCCCCAGTAATCCCTACCACCCCACCGGAGGCATAGCCAGGGATCCAGGCGCCCGAGGGCAGCAGGCTGAGTGTTCCTTGGATTCAGGAGAGCTTTCCTTCCCTCGATGTCCTAATCGTGTGTGTGGGTGGAGGGGGGCAGGCGGGCAGAGTGTGGGCAGTCTGGACAGGCAGTGCCCggcgtcaggccatgctgggagTAGCTTCCAGCGCTCCCCTCCTGTTTCTGAGAAGGGCTGTTCTCGCTCGCTCTTCAGGCTTCCACCCTGAGAGGCTGAGGTTAGGGAGGCTGAAAGTGCCTCCCCCTTGTGTGATTAGAGCCCAGGAGAGGATAATAGGAATGAAAGGCTATGGAAATGTCTCTCAGTGAGATGGTCATAAACCCAGGTGTTTTCAGGGAAGAACACTGGCCTGGGAGTTTAGAAGACCTGTCCCCAAATCTCGGTTCTGCTGTTGGTTACTGTGTCCCCTCGGGCAAGTCCTGTCACCTTTTATGCCTCACAGTTGCTTCATCTGTCAAACGAAGCATAGTGTCTGTTCATGCAgcctcacagggttgctgtgaagcTCAGATGTGGCAACAGGACATAGCAGAAACAAGCGGGGGGCCGTGGGGAAGCACCTGGAAAAGTGCAAGGCCCTGTTGGGAGAGGGGACCCCGTCTTCCAGGGAGTCCTGAGGCAGCCAACACTGGAGTGTTTACTCCATGCCAGATACAGGGCGGCTGCCATGAGGGGGATTTCAAGAAGTGTCCGAGTTCCTCCCGTCTGGTAGTTTCCAGGAATCAGTAAAGACTTATGACAAATATACTTGAAATGGCATGTAGAAGCCTGAGACTGAAAGCACACGGAACATACACAGAAGTGGAAGAGTAGTCTAGATTCAGGGGCGCTGGGAGTTCAGAGGGTGGGCTCCTCAGGGGAGGCACGGGGGCAGGATGAGCTGATCTCTAGAGTGACTGTGCTTTTCCACCCTCAGCAGAGGAAGCACCGATGCTGGAACGCCGCTGCAGGGGCCCCCTGGCCATGGGCCCTGCCCAGCCCCGACTCCTTTCTGGGCCCTCCCAGGAGTCGCCCCAGACCCTGGAGAAGGAGCCCCGTGGGCTGAGGTTACAAGGCACTTCTGCATCCTCGTCGGGCAGCCAAGCCCCGGGTAGGGCCCATCGCTGTGCGCACTGTCGAAGGCACTTCCCGGGctgggtggccctgtggcttcaTGCCAGACGCTGCCAGGCCCggctgcccctgccctgccctgagtGCGGCCGTCGCTTCCGACACGCCCCCTTCTTGGCACTGCACTGCCAGGTCCATGCTGCTGCCACCCCAGACCTGGGCTTTGCCTGCCACCTCTGCGGGCAGAGCTTCCGAGGCTGGGTGGCCCTGGTTCTGCATCTGCGGGCCCACTCAGCTGCAAAGCGGCCCATCGCCTGTCCCGACTGTGAGAGACGCTTCTGGCGCCGAAAGCAGCTTCGAGCTCATTTGCGGCAGTGCCACCCCCCTGCCCCTGAGGTGCGGCCCTTCATATGCGGCAACTGTGGCCGGAGCTTTGCCCAGTGGGACCAGCTAGTTGCTCACAAGCGGGTTCATGTAGCCGAGGCCCTGGAGGAGGCAGCAGCCAAGGCTCTCGGGCCTCGGCCCAGGGGCCGCCCTGCGGTGACCGCCCCCCGGCCCGGTGGAGACGCCGTTGACCGCCCCTTCCAGTGTGCCTGCTGTGGCAAGCGCTTCCGGCACAAGCCCAACCTGATCGCCCACCGCCGAGTGCACACGGGCGAGCGGCCCCACCAGTGCCCGGAATGTGGGAAGCGCTTCACCAATAAGCCCTACCTGACCTCACACCGGCGCATCCACACTGGCGAGAAGCCCTACCCGTGCACCGAGTGCGGGCGCCGCTTCCGCCACAAACCCAATCTGTTGTCTCACAGCAAGATCCACAAGCGATCCGAAGGGTCCGCCCAGGGCGCTCCTGGCGCGGGGAGTCCCCAGCTTCCAGGCGGCCCCCTGGAGCCCTCGACAGAGCCCACCCCAGACGCCACGCTGCACCCTGCCCAGGAGCCTGCACCGGAGCCTCTGCTGGAGGCCCCAGGAGAGCCCCCGCAGGACCAGACGGCAGCCCCCCCATCTCTCTACAGCTGCCATGACTGTGGCAGGAGCTTCCGGCTGGAGCGCTTCCTGCGGGCCCACCAGAGGCAGCACACGGCCGAGCGGCCCTTCACCTGCGCCGAGTGTGGGAAGAACTTCGGCAAGAAGACCCACCTGGTGGCTCACTCCCGGGTCCACTCCGGCGAGCGGCCCTTCGCCTGCGAGGAGTGTGGGCGCCGCTTCTCCCAGGGCAGCCACCTGGCGGCGCACCGGCGTGACCACGCCCCCGAGCGGCCCTTCGTCTGCCCGGACTGCGGCAAGGCTTTCCGCCACAAGCCCTACCTGGCAGCCCACCGGCGCATCCACACCGGCGAGAAGCCCTACGTCTGCCCCGACTGCGGCAAGGCCTTCAGCCAGAAGTCTAACCTGGTGTCCCATCGGCGCATCCACACGGGCGAGCGCCCCTACGCCTGCCCTGACTGCGACCGGAGCTTCAGCCAGAAGTCCAACCTCATCACCCACCGCAAGAGCCACATCCGGGACGGCGCCTTCTGCTGCGCCATCTGCGGCCAGACCTTTGATGACGAGGAGAAGCTCCTGGCCCATCAGAAGAAG
The nucleotide sequence above comes from Diceros bicornis minor isolate mBicDic1 chromosome 3, mDicBic1.mat.cur, whole genome shotgun sequence. Encoded proteins:
- the REPIN1 gene encoding replication initiator 1 isoform X1, which encodes MDAPRASAHPAGEFSLTSGGYQSVGRSRRCSRRSLPRNIPRRSWKHPHLQLHCLQAEEAPMLERRCRGPLAMGPAQPRLLSGPSQESPQTLEKEPRGLRLQGTSASSSGSQAPGRAHRCAHCRRHFPGWVALWLHARRCQARLPLPCPECGRRFRHAPFLALHCQVHAAATPDLGFACHLCGQSFRGWVALVLHLRAHSAAKRPIACPDCERRFWRRKQLRAHLRQCHPPAPEVRPFICGNCGRSFAQWDQLVAHKRVHVAEALEEAAAKALGPRPRGRPAVTAPRPGGDAVDRPFQCACCGKRFRHKPNLIAHRRVHTGERPHQCPECGKRFTNKPYLTSHRRIHTGEKPYPCTECGRRFRHKPNLLSHSKIHKRSEGSAQGAPGAGSPQLPGGPLEPSTEPTPDATLHPAQEPAPEPLLEAPGEPPQDQTAAPPSLYSCHDCGRSFRLERFLRAHQRQHTAERPFTCAECGKNFGKKTHLVAHSRVHSGERPFACEECGRRFSQGSHLAAHRRDHAPERPFVCPDCGKAFRHKPYLAAHRRIHTGEKPYVCPDCGKAFSQKSNLVSHRRIHTGERPYACPDCDRSFSQKSNLITHRKSHIRDGAFCCAICGQTFDDEEKLLAHQKKHDV
- the REPIN1 gene encoding replication initiator 1 isoform X2, translating into MDAPRASAHPAGEFSLTSGGYQSVGRSRRCSRRSLPRNIPRRSWKHPHLQLHCLQEEAPMLERRCRGPLAMGPAQPRLLSGPSQESPQTLEKEPRGLRLQGTSASSSGSQAPGRAHRCAHCRRHFPGWVALWLHARRCQARLPLPCPECGRRFRHAPFLALHCQVHAAATPDLGFACHLCGQSFRGWVALVLHLRAHSAAKRPIACPDCERRFWRRKQLRAHLRQCHPPAPEVRPFICGNCGRSFAQWDQLVAHKRVHVAEALEEAAAKALGPRPRGRPAVTAPRPGGDAVDRPFQCACCGKRFRHKPNLIAHRRVHTGERPHQCPECGKRFTNKPYLTSHRRIHTGEKPYPCTECGRRFRHKPNLLSHSKIHKRSEGSAQGAPGAGSPQLPGGPLEPSTEPTPDATLHPAQEPAPEPLLEAPGEPPQDQTAAPPSLYSCHDCGRSFRLERFLRAHQRQHTAERPFTCAECGKNFGKKTHLVAHSRVHSGERPFACEECGRRFSQGSHLAAHRRDHAPERPFVCPDCGKAFRHKPYLAAHRRIHTGEKPYVCPDCGKAFSQKSNLVSHRRIHTGERPYACPDCDRSFSQKSNLITHRKSHIRDGAFCCAICGQTFDDEEKLLAHQKKHDV
- the REPIN1 gene encoding replication initiator 1 isoform X3, yielding MGVGVSLLLQFSLTSGGYQSVGRSRRCSRRSLPRNIPRRSWKHPHLQLHCLQAEEAPMLERRCRGPLAMGPAQPRLLSGPSQESPQTLEKEPRGLRLQGTSASSSGSQAPGRAHRCAHCRRHFPGWVALWLHARRCQARLPLPCPECGRRFRHAPFLALHCQVHAAATPDLGFACHLCGQSFRGWVALVLHLRAHSAAKRPIACPDCERRFWRRKQLRAHLRQCHPPAPEVRPFICGNCGRSFAQWDQLVAHKRVHVAEALEEAAAKALGPRPRGRPAVTAPRPGGDAVDRPFQCACCGKRFRHKPNLIAHRRVHTGERPHQCPECGKRFTNKPYLTSHRRIHTGEKPYPCTECGRRFRHKPNLLSHSKIHKRSEGSAQGAPGAGSPQLPGGPLEPSTEPTPDATLHPAQEPAPEPLLEAPGEPPQDQTAAPPSLYSCHDCGRSFRLERFLRAHQRQHTAERPFTCAECGKNFGKKTHLVAHSRVHSGERPFACEECGRRFSQGSHLAAHRRDHAPERPFVCPDCGKAFRHKPYLAAHRRIHTGEKPYVCPDCGKAFSQKSNLVSHRRIHTGERPYACPDCDRSFSQKSNLITHRKSHIRDGAFCCAICGQTFDDEEKLLAHQKKHDV
- the REPIN1 gene encoding replication initiator 1 isoform X4 encodes the protein MLERRCRGPLAMGPAQPRLLSGPSQESPQTLEKEPRGLRLQGTSASSSGSQAPGRAHRCAHCRRHFPGWVALWLHARRCQARLPLPCPECGRRFRHAPFLALHCQVHAAATPDLGFACHLCGQSFRGWVALVLHLRAHSAAKRPIACPDCERRFWRRKQLRAHLRQCHPPAPEVRPFICGNCGRSFAQWDQLVAHKRVHVAEALEEAAAKALGPRPRGRPAVTAPRPGGDAVDRPFQCACCGKRFRHKPNLIAHRRVHTGERPHQCPECGKRFTNKPYLTSHRRIHTGEKPYPCTECGRRFRHKPNLLSHSKIHKRSEGSAQGAPGAGSPQLPGGPLEPSTEPTPDATLHPAQEPAPEPLLEAPGEPPQDQTAAPPSLYSCHDCGRSFRLERFLRAHQRQHTAERPFTCAECGKNFGKKTHLVAHSRVHSGERPFACEECGRRFSQGSHLAAHRRDHAPERPFVCPDCGKAFRHKPYLAAHRRIHTGEKPYVCPDCGKAFSQKSNLVSHRRIHTGERPYACPDCDRSFSQKSNLITHRKSHIRDGAFCCAICGQTFDDEEKLLAHQKKHDV